The Amblyomma americanum isolate KBUSLIRL-KWMA chromosome 3, ASM5285725v1, whole genome shotgun sequence genome window below encodes:
- the Nmd3 gene encoding 60S ribosomal export protein NMD3, whose product MEYAAMSGCSGSEFKILCCQCGVPIEPNPSNMCVGCLRTAVDITEAIPKQGTIYFCRGCERYLQPPAHWVYATLESRELLGLCLKKIKGLNTVRLIDANFVWTEPHSRRIKVKLTVQKEVLGGTVLQQVFVVEFMVNHQMCEKCHRREAKDFWRALVQVRQKVQHKKTFFYLEQLILKHQAHKDCLNVKACHDGLDFYFTKKDEARKLVDFLQIMVPCKCITSQQLISHDIHSNVYNYKHTFSIEIVPVCKDDVVCLPPAVARSLGSMSQICICLRVTSAIHLLDPTTLQVSELTSQQFWRQPFGALCSPKQLTEYVIMDINYVKDVDRTVFAGQGKLSFRHVLADAWVIRSCELGTHENYIHTRTHLGHLLKPGDSAMGFDLANANINDANFEKLKSEKIPEVVLVKKVYGDHMSRCQRRRWKLRRLQVEMETDTSSVARDYNDFLEDLEEDPAYRQNVNIYKDADKIAVDTDDEDGEAPRITLQEMLDDLQLEDDPMGDGDNCEGINQ is encoded by the coding sequence ATGGAATACGCTGCCATGAGTGGGTGCTCCGGAAGCGAGTTCAAGATTCTTTGTTGTCAGTGTGGTGTGCCAATCGAGCCAAATCCATCGAACATGTGTGTGGGCTGCTTGCGCACTGCCGTTGACATCACCGAAGCCATCCCAAAGCAAGGCACCATTTACTTCTGTAGAGGCTGCGAGCGTTATCTGCAGCCTCCAGCGCACTGGGTTTACGCTACACTCGAGTCACGAGAGCTACTTGGCTTGTGTTTAAAAAAGATCAAGGGCCTGAACACTGTCAGGTTGATAGATGCCAACTTCGTGTGGACGGAGCCGCACTCCCGACGGATCAAAGTTAAACTGACCGTTCAGAAAGAGGTTCTAGGAGGCACTGTACTGCAGCAAGTATTCGTTGTCGAGTTCATGGTCAATCACCAAATGTGCGAAAAATGCCACCGTCGAGAAGCCAAGGATTTCTGGCGGGCGCTTGTGCAAGTCAGACAGAAGGTGCAGCACAAGAAGACCTTCTTTTACCTGGAACAGCTGATCTTGAAACACCAAGCCCACAAGGACTGTCTCAACGTCAAGGCGTGCCATGACGGCCTCGACTTCTACTTCACCAAAAAGGATGAAGCTCGAAAGTTGGTCGACTTCTTACAGATCATGGTTCCTTGCAAGTGTATTACGTCACAACAGCTAATTTCCCATGACATCCACAGTAACGTCTACAACTACAAGCATACGTTCTCGATAGAGATAGTGCCTGTGTGTAAAGACGACGTAgtatgccttccacctgctgttGCCAGGTCCCTGGGAAGCATGAGCCAGATCTGCATATGTCTTAGGGTGACAAGCGCCATACACCTGCTGGACCCAACAACACTCCAGGTTTCAGAGTTGACCTCGCAGCAATTCTGGCGGCAACCTTTCGGCGCTCTGTGCTCGCCCAAGCAGCTCACGGAGTATGTCATCATGGACATAAACTACGTGAAAGACGTGGACAGGACAGTTTTTGCTGGCCAGGGAAAGCTGTCTTTCAGGCATGTCCTTGCTGATGCATGGGTCATTCGTTCCTGCGAGCTGGGAACACACGAGAACTACATCCACACTCGTACTCACCTGGGCCACCTGCTTAAGCCGGGGGACTCTGCCATGGGCTTTGACCTTGCCAATGCCAACATCAACGATGCAAACTTTGAGAAGCTGAAATCTGAGAAGATTCCAGAGGTTGTCCTGGTGAAGAAAGTGTATGGAGATCACATGTCTCGCTGCCAGAGGCGTCGCTGGAAGCTTCGGCGTCTCCAGGTTGAAATGGAGACAGACACAAGCAGCGTGGCTCGAGACTACAACGACTTTCTCGAGGACCTTGAGGAAGATCCTGCTTACCGCCAGAATGTCAACATATACAAGGATGCTGACAAGATTGCTGTTGATACAGATGATGAGGATGGTGAGGCACCTCGCATCACACTGCAGGAGATGCTGGACGATCTTCAATTAGAAGATGATCCGATGGGGGATGGGGACAACTGTGAAGGCATCAACCAGTAG
- the LOC144124262 gene encoding mitochondrial translation release factor in rescue, whose translation MRAASGVALASLRVRCPNTAAATSFVSISRCVHRIDRSKVPVLNEEDLVEQFVHGSGPGGQAVNKLSNCVVLCHTPTGIVVRCHESRLLHENRKMARKMLLEKLDEHLNGDMSVAAQKLRMKKEKRRKLDRKNEKLRELKRQFVERQKNGMDSLSEPPS comes from the exons ATGAGAGCAGCATCCGGAGTGGCTCTGGCCAGCCTTCGCGTACGGTGCCCGAACACAGCAGCAGCGACCTCTTTTGTGAGCATCTCCCGGTGTGTCCACCGCATTGACCGGTCCAAAGTGCCAGTGTTGAACGAAGAGGACCTGGTCGAGCAGTTCGTCCACGGCAGTGGCCCAGGTGGCCAGGCAGTCAACAAGCTGTCCAACTGCGTCGTGCTCTGCCACACCCCGACAG GTATCGTGGTCCGTTGCCATGAATCCAGGCTGCTTCACGAGAACCGGAAGATGGCGAGAAAGATGCTCCTGGAAAAGCTGGATGAACATCTCAACGGAGATATGAGTGTAGCAGCTCAGAAGTTGCGGATGAAGAAGGAGAAGCGGCGGAAGCTTGACCGCAAGAATGAGAAGTTGCGTGAACTCAAGAGGCAGTTCGTGGAGAGGCAGAAAAACGGCATGGACTCTCTCAGTGAGCCGCCGTCGTGA